From Scleropages formosus chromosome 1, fSclFor1.1, whole genome shotgun sequence, a single genomic window includes:
- the ipcef1 gene encoding interactor protein for cytohesin exchange factors 1 isoform X2 — protein sequence MSRRRISVKELGNVDCQGWLYRKKEARGFLGSKWKKYWFVLKKASLYWYTEPTAGKAEGYINLADFTTEQATECKRKHAMKASNPHVVTFYFAADGMKEMNKWLNKLNLVAKLKNRSEADTGEISGDGCYSEESDSEETADSPDAEQMALDDDSPTARSPSGPQCDSTEDCVSPADSTVTSGEPARSVPSPTVPATPQSSTPPPIELPQSWLHKVSQANQKLAEGTECPPLLLLQGDLRSGLRGDPDKGPERCSLSRVPAIVVRSADHSQAVSSTLLLPGTCAEDPQNVLCDEMERLYNNLKRSNLYPTGAYKPSTERDFKTSFIKRCKNEAMNEKLHLIRTLRSTLKMGWCGC from the exons ATGAGCCGAAGGAGGATCTCCGTCAAAGAGCTGGGAAATGTGGACTGCCAAGGATGGCTGTATAGGAAGAAGGAGGCCCGGGGCTTCCTGGGGTCCAAGTGGAAGAAGTACTGGTTCGTGCTGAAGAAAGCCTCCCTCTACTGGTATACGGAGCCGACG GCTGGAAAGGCTGAGGGTTATATAAATCTTGCAGACTTCACAACTGAACAAGCCACAGAGTGCAAGAGAAAGCA CGCGATGAAGGCCAGCAACCCACATGTCGTGACCTTCTACTTCGCGGCGGACGGCATGAAGGAGATGAACAA GTGGTTAAACAAGCTTAACCTGGTGGCCAAACTGAAAAACCGCTCAGAGGCCGACACCGGAGAAATATCCGGAGATG GATGTTACAGTGAGGAGAGTGATAGTGAGGAGACGGCAGACTCACCAGATGCGGAGCAGATGGCGCTGGATGATGACAGTCCGACCGCCCGTTCGCCTTCCGGACCCCAGTGTGATTCCACG GAGGACTGTGTCTCACCGGCCGACTCCACGGTAACATCCGGTGAGCCTGCCCGTTCCGTCCCTTCTCCCACTGTGCCAGCGACACCGCAGAGctccaccccccctcccatcGAGCTCCCCCAGTCCTGGCTGCACAAGGTCTCTCAAGCCAACCAGAAGCTCGCAGAAGGTACCGAATGCcctccgctgctgctgctgcagggtgATCTGCGGAGCGGTCTTCGTGGTGACCCTGACAAAGGTCCCgagcgctgctctctctctcgggTGCCTGCAATAGTCGTGCGGAGTGCAGACCACAGCCAGGCCGTATCTTCCACTTTGCTACTGCCAGGGACATGCGCAGAGG ACCCTCAGAATGTGTTGTGTGATGAGATGGAAAGGCTGTACAATAACCTGAAACGGTCAAACTTGTATCCGACTGGAGCGTACAAACCGTCCACCGAACGAGATTTCAAAACATCGTTCATCAAGCGCTGCAAAAATGAAGCCATGAATGAGAAGCTGCACTTGATAAGGACGCTGAGAAGCACTCTGAAG ATGGGCTGGTGTGGTTGTTAA
- the ipcef1 gene encoding interactor protein for cytohesin exchange factors 1 isoform X1, with product MSRRRISVKELGNVDCQGWLYRKKEARGFLGSKWKKYWFVLKKASLYWYTEPTAGKAEGYINLADFTTEQATECKRKHAMKASNPHVVTFYFAADGMKEMNKWLNKLNLVAKLKNRSEADTGEISGDGCYSEESDSEETADSPDAEQMALDDDSPTARSPSGPQCDSTEDCVSPADSTVTSGEPARSVPSPTVPATPQSSTPPPIELPQSWLHKVSQANQKLAEGTECPPLLLLQGDLRSGLRGDPDKGPERCSLSRVPAIVVRSADHSQAVSSTLLLPGTCAEDPQNVLCDEMERLYNNLKRSNLYPTGAYKPSTERDFKTSFIKRCKNEAMNEKLHLIRTLRSTLKAKEADLMIIEQVLGDACLSSKHYREWKEANMLLLQEISLQRRRVGGSDEQIASATSSATSCSENNV from the exons ATGAGCCGAAGGAGGATCTCCGTCAAAGAGCTGGGAAATGTGGACTGCCAAGGATGGCTGTATAGGAAGAAGGAGGCCCGGGGCTTCCTGGGGTCCAAGTGGAAGAAGTACTGGTTCGTGCTGAAGAAAGCCTCCCTCTACTGGTATACGGAGCCGACG GCTGGAAAGGCTGAGGGTTATATAAATCTTGCAGACTTCACAACTGAACAAGCCACAGAGTGCAAGAGAAAGCA CGCGATGAAGGCCAGCAACCCACATGTCGTGACCTTCTACTTCGCGGCGGACGGCATGAAGGAGATGAACAA GTGGTTAAACAAGCTTAACCTGGTGGCCAAACTGAAAAACCGCTCAGAGGCCGACACCGGAGAAATATCCGGAGATG GATGTTACAGTGAGGAGAGTGATAGTGAGGAGACGGCAGACTCACCAGATGCGGAGCAGATGGCGCTGGATGATGACAGTCCGACCGCCCGTTCGCCTTCCGGACCCCAGTGTGATTCCACG GAGGACTGTGTCTCACCGGCCGACTCCACGGTAACATCCGGTGAGCCTGCCCGTTCCGTCCCTTCTCCCACTGTGCCAGCGACACCGCAGAGctccaccccccctcccatcGAGCTCCCCCAGTCCTGGCTGCACAAGGTCTCTCAAGCCAACCAGAAGCTCGCAGAAGGTACCGAATGCcctccgctgctgctgctgcagggtgATCTGCGGAGCGGTCTTCGTGGTGACCCTGACAAAGGTCCCgagcgctgctctctctctcgggTGCCTGCAATAGTCGTGCGGAGTGCAGACCACAGCCAGGCCGTATCTTCCACTTTGCTACTGCCAGGGACATGCGCAGAGG ACCCTCAGAATGTGTTGTGTGATGAGATGGAAAGGCTGTACAATAACCTGAAACGGTCAAACTTGTATCCGACTGGAGCGTACAAACCGTCCACCGAACGAGATTTCAAAACATCGTTCATCAAGCGCTGCAAAAATGAAGCCATGAATGAGAAGCTGCACTTGATAAGGACGCTGAGAAGCACTCTGAAG GCAAAAGAGGCGGACCTCATGATCATCGAGCAGGTTTTAGGTGACGCCTGTCTGAGCTCAAAGCACTACAGGGAGTGGAAAGAAGCCAACATGTTGCTTCTGCAAGAGATCTCCCTCCAGCGCAGACGAGTGGGGGGCAGCGACGAGCAGATAGCCTCGGCTACAAGTAGCGCGACATCCTGTTCAGAGAACAACGTCTGA